Proteins encoded together in one Prunus dulcis chromosome 3, ALMONDv2, whole genome shotgun sequence window:
- the LOC117622435 gene encoding transcription factor MYB1-like: protein MGGNNLDVKKGAWAKEEDGLLSKCMENHVEGKWHEVPHKAGLNRCRKSCRLRWLNYLKPNIKRGEFTEDEVDLIIRLHKLLGNRWALIAGRLPGRTSNDVKNYWNTRRRTNSLLKRTTKEKFQETIKPIVTRPQPRSFTKSSNCSSFKEPILDHNQLEENFSTPSQTSPSTGIGNDWWHSFLDDKYATETATGSGPGFDEELLTSFWVDDDMPQSARTCISFSEEELSISDFSFNLDLWNHSKEE from the exons ATGGGGGGAAATAACTTGGATGTGAAAAAAGGAGCTTGGGCTAAAGAGGAAGATGGTCTTCTGAGCAAGTGCATGGAGAATCATGTAGAAGGAAAGTGGCACGAGGTTCCTCACAAAGCAG GCTTAAACAGATGCAGGAAGAGCTGTAGACTAAGGTGGTTGAACTATTTGAAGCCAAATATCAAGAGAGGGGAGTTTACAGAGGATGAAGTAGATCTAATAATTAGGCTTCACAAGCTTTTAGGAAACAG GTGGGCACTGATTGCTGGAAGACTTCCAGGAAGAACATCGAACGATGTGAAAAATTATTGGAACACCCGACGGCGGACGAATTCTCTCCTGAAAAGGACTACGAAAGAAAAATTCCAAGAAACAATAAAGCCCATCGTCACAAGGCCTCAACCGCGAAGTTTCACCAAAAGTTCAAATTGTTCGAGTTTTAAAGAACCAATTTTGGACCATAATCAACTAGAAGAAAATTTCAGTACGCCATCACAAACATCACCATCAACAGGGATTGGAAATGATTGGTGGCATTCCTTTTTAGATGACAAGTATGCTACTGAAACAGCTACAGGTTCTGGTCCTGGGTTTGATGAAGAACTGCTCACGAGTTTTTGGGTTGATGATGATATGCCACAATCGGCAAGAACGTGCATCAGTTTTTCTGAAGAAGAACTGAGTATAAGTGATTTCTCTTTTAACTTGGACCTTTGGAATCattcaaaagaagaataa
- the LOC117622907 gene encoding uncharacterized oxidoreductase At4g09670-like, with amino-acid sequence MAENQTVRFGIIGCAGIARKVARAIKLAPNSTLYAIASRSIEKAQKFAGNNGLSGTVKTYGSYDQLLDDPCVDAVYMPLPTSLHLHWAVLAAQKKKHLLLEKPTALDVGALDQILEACESNGVQFMDGSMWLHHPRTAKLKELISESNHFGQINIIRSTSTKSVTQDFRESNIRVKPDLDALGALGDLGWYCIGAILWAKDYKLPTLVNALPDVTKNSAGVILSCTASFYWEPLDETVATIHCSFLSHTSMDLAISGCNGSLHCNDYIIPYQEKSASFAFTSGATFLEHHIGWNVGPEEVRVISELPQEALMVEEFARLVKGIMKFGHRPDSKWPEISRNTQVVLDAVKKSIDLGCKPVKL; translated from the exons atggcTGAAAACCAAACAGTCCGTTTCGGCATTATAGGATGTGCCGGCATAGCTAGAAAAGTGGCTCGAGCCATAAAGCTCGCACCGAATTCCACCCTCTACGCCATTGCCAGCCGTTCGATCGAGAAAGCCCAGAAATTCGCAGGCAACAATGGATTATCTGGGACCGTCAAGACCTACGGGAGCTATGATCAGCTGCTGGATGACCCATGTGTAGATGCAGTGTACATGCCCCTTCCCACTAGTCTTCATCTGCACTGGGCAGTGTTAGCTGCCCAAAAGAAGAAGCACTTACTGCTGGAAAAACCAACGGCTCTTGATGTGGGTGCGCTTGATCAGATATTGGAAGCATGTGAATCCAACGGTGTACAGTTCATGGATGGGAGCATGTGGCTGCATCACCCGAGGACAGCCAAATTGAAGGAGCTCATCTCTGAATCCAACCATTTTGGTCAAATTAACATT ATCCGTAGCACATCGACAAAGTCAGTAACCCAGGATTTTCGTGAGAGCAACATAAGAGTGAAACCGGACTTGGATGCTCTCGGTGCGCTTGGGGACCTAGGCTGGTACTGCATTGGGGCCATCTTGTGGGCAAAGGACTACAAATTACCGACTCTAGTGAATGCTCTGCCTGATGTCACAAAAAACTCTGCAGGGGTCATCTTGTCTTGCACTGCATCATTTTATTGGGAACCATTAGACGAAACGGTTGCAACGATTCACTGCTCTTTTCTTTCCCACACATCCATGGACTTGGCTATATCGGGCTGCAATGGTTCGCTGCACTGCAACGACTACATTATTCCTTACCAAGAGAAATCTGCTTCGTTTGCCTTCACATCCGGTGCAACGTTCTTGGAACACCATATTGGGTGGAATGTAGGGCCTGAAGAAGTTAGAGTGATTTCTGAGCTGCCGCAAGAGGCCTTGATGGTTGAAGAGTTTGCAAGGCTTGTTAAGGGCATTATGAAATTTGGACACCGTCCAGACAGTAAATGGCCCGAGATTAGTCGAAATACGCAGGTAGTATTGGATGCAGTGAAGAAATCCATTGATCTTGGTTGTAAACCTGTTAAGTTGTAA
- the LOC117622905 gene encoding pentatricopeptide repeat-containing protein At3g14330, whose amino-acid sequence MIAAISLSTNTPAGSTNITVTSGPSGTQTHSKPLTSTLKWLAKSGKLDEALRLIESSPSRLTFTEPDVEAYSLLLHTCISRKSLEHGRRLYLQLLLSKDRGNNHSLLHNPTLKSKLITLYSVCGRMDEARSVFEDGLEDEQVPESVWVAMAIGYLRNGYLVEALLVYFDMLIRFVQPGNFAFSMALKACAELPELRLGRAVHAQIVKSIEEPDQVVNNALLRLYAENGCSIEVFRVFDTMPERNVVSWNSLIASFARRDQVFESLDSFRRMQGEGMGFSWVTLTTILPVCGRLTALHCGKEIHAQIVKSTKRPDVPVLNSLIDMYAKSGEIDYCKRVFERMQSKDLTSWNTLLTGYANNGFIEEGMKLFDQMVESGVRPDGVTFIALLSGCSHAGLTDEGRRLFKKMKLVYGVSPTVEHYACLVDLFGRAGRIKEALDVVERMPMKPTGSIWGSLLNSCRLQGNVSLAECAAKELFELEPTNPGNYVMLSNVYANAGMWTDVNRVRELMKHRGIKKDAGCSWVQIRNRIHTFLAGGGFEFRNSAEFKKVWNELTDAMKEVGYILDTSVVLHDVNEETKAMWVCGHSERVAVTFALVHTAAGMPIRITKNIRICADCHSWVKIVSVITGRLIVLRDTNRFHHFKGGACSCKDHW is encoded by the coding sequence ATGATTGCCGCGATTTCTCTCTCAACGAACACGCCCGCCGGTTCAACTAACATAACTGTAACTTCAGGCCCCAGCGGTACTCAAACACACAGCAAACCTCTAACTTCAACCCTCAAATGGCTTGCCAAATCCGGCAAATTAGACGAGGCCCTTCGCCTGATCGAATCCTCACCGTCCAGATTAACATTCACCGAGCCCGATGTAGAAGCCTActctctcctcctccacaCCTGTATCTCCAGAAAATCATTGGAGCATGGCCGAAGGCTTTATCTTCAACTTCTTCTCTCCAAGGACAGAGGCAACAACCACAGCCTTCTCCACAACCCAACTTTGAAAAGCAAGCTCATCACGCTTTACTCTGTTTGCGGCCGAATGGATGAGGCTCGCTCTGTTTTCGAGGATGGGTTGGAAGATGAACAGGTTCCCGAGTCAGTGTGGGTGGCAATGGCTATTGGGTACTTGAGAAATGGGTACTTGGTTGAAGCTTTGCTTGTGTATTTTGACATGCTGATCCGGTTTGTCCAGCCGGGTAATTTCGCGTTTTCGATGGCGTTGAAGGCGTGTGCAGAATTGCCTGAGTTGAGACTTGGTAGAGCAGTCCATGCCCAGATTGTGAAATCAATTGAAGAGCCTGATCAAGTGGTGAACAATGCTCTTTTGAGGTTGTATGCCGAGAACGGATGTTCTATTGAGGTCTTCAGGGTGTTCGATACAATGCCTGAGAGAAATGTTGTTTCCTGGAACTCTTTGATTGCGAGTTTTGCTCGACGAGACCAAGTGTTTGAGTCATTGGATTCTTTTAGAAGGATGCAAGGAGAGGGGATGGGATTCAGTTGGGTTACCCTTACGACGATTTTACCAGTCTGCGGTAGACTGACTGCACTTCATTGTGGGAAAGAGATACATGCCCAGATTGTAAAGTCCACCAAGAGACCTGATGTCCCTGTATTAAACTCACTTATCGACATGTATGCAAAATCTGGAGAAATTGATTACTGTAAGAGGGTGTTTGAGAGAATGCAAAGTAAAGACTTGACATCATGGAATACTCTGCTGACAGGGTATGCAAACAATGGATTCATAGAAGAAGGAATGAAATTGTTTGATCAGATGGTCGAGTCTGGTGTCCGACCAGATGGAGTAACATTTATAGCTTTGTTGTCTGGCTGTAGCCATGCGGGGCTTACTGATGAAGGACGAagattgtttaaaaaaatgaagttaGTTTATGGTGTTTCACCAACAGTTGAGCATTATGCTTGCTTGGTGGATCTCTTTGGCAGAGCTGGTAGAATTAAGGAAGCCTTAGATGTAGTGGAAAGAATGCCTATGAAGCCGACTGGTAGCATATGGGGATCTTTACTCAACTCATGCCGGCTCCAAGGCAATGTTTCTCTTGCAGAGTGTGCTGCAAAGGAGTTGTTTGAACTTGAACCGACCAATCCTGGGAACTATGTAATGCTCTCAAACGTTTATGCAAATGCGGGGATGTGGACTGATGTGAATAGGGTTAGAGAACTGATGAAGCATAggggaattaaaaaagatgCTGGATGCAGTTGGGTACAGATAAGGAATAGAATTCACACATTTCTAGCAGGCGGGGGTTTTGAATTTCGTAATTCAGCTGAGTTCAAGAAGGTTTGGAATGAATTGACGGATGCTATGAAAGAGGTTGGATATATCCTTGACACTAGTGTTGTGCTACATGATGTAAATGAAGAAACTAAAGCAATGTGGGTTTGTGGGCATAGTGAAAGAGTCGCAGTTACGTTTGCACTTGTCCACACTGCTGCTGGAATGCCAATTAGGATTACAAAGAACATACGCATTTGTGCAGATTGCCACTCCTGGGTGAAAATAGTTTCAGTGATTACAGGGAGATTGATTGTTTTAAGGGACACAAATCGCTTCCACCATTTCAAAGGAGGAGCATGCTCTTGTAAGGACCACTGGTGA